One genomic window of Kosmotoga olearia TBF 19.5.1 includes the following:
- a CDS encoding sugar phosphate nucleotidyltransferase yields MILAAGKGTRVRPLTNKIPKPMIPIVTKPTIEFLIELLKNHDVTEIMINISHLGWLIQDYLRNGSKYGVNIGYSFEGKLLPDGTLETEPIGSAGGMKLIQERYNFFDETFIVLCGDAIVDLDITEAYNFHKSKGALATIITKEVSKDQVSNYGIVVTDEKGKVLSFQEKPSPEEAKSNIANTGIYIFEPEIFEHIPSGEFYDIGSQLFPKLVSEGKPIYAYSMDFNWFDIGRNKDYLVILEKALSGEIKNFYPGGKEIYPGVWVGTGAVISQGVEIKPPVYIGSSTILEKGVTITGPAIIGANCYISKDSHIANAFVMDYCYLKPGTSLSRILVTPEYFVHSDGESGEISESHLSKSVKDVRTLGIEMKEA; encoded by the coding sequence ATGATTCTCGCCGCCGGAAAAGGAACAAGGGTAAGACCTTTAACAAACAAAATTCCAAAGCCCATGATACCAATCGTAACCAAACCTACAATCGAGTTTCTAATCGAGCTTCTAAAAAACCACGATGTTACAGAGATAATGATAAACATCTCACATCTTGGCTGGCTCATTCAGGACTACCTTAGAAACGGCTCAAAATACGGGGTAAACATTGGCTACTCCTTCGAGGGAAAGCTTTTGCCAGATGGAACCCTTGAAACTGAACCTATTGGTTCTGCCGGTGGGATGAAACTTATCCAGGAACGCTATAACTTTTTTGACGAGACTTTTATCGTACTATGCGGCGACGCAATTGTTGATTTGGACATCACCGAGGCCTATAATTTCCATAAATCAAAAGGAGCATTAGCTACGATCATAACAAAAGAAGTCAGCAAGGACCAGGTGTCAAATTACGGTATCGTGGTTACAGATGAAAAAGGGAAAGTGTTGAGTTTTCAGGAAAAACCCTCCCCGGAAGAAGCAAAATCGAACATAGCCAATACCGGCATTTACATTTTCGAGCCTGAAATATTTGAACACATACCTTCAGGTGAATTCTACGATATCGGGAGCCAGCTCTTCCCGAAGCTCGTCAGCGAGGGCAAACCCATTTACGCCTATTCTATGGATTTCAATTGGTTCGACATAGGCCGGAACAAAGATTATCTGGTTATCCTTGAAAAAGCTCTCTCTGGAGAGATTAAAAACTTCTATCCTGGTGGGAAGGAGATTTATCCGGGTGTCTGGGTTGGTACAGGGGCGGTAATATCTCAAGGGGTTGAAATAAAACCGCCTGTCTATATAGGAAGCAGTACAATATTGGAGAAAGGCGTTACTATCACTGGGCCCGCAATCATAGGAGCAAACTGTTATATTAGTAAAGACAGCCACATTGCCAACGCTTTTGTGATGGACTATTGTTATTTGAAACCCGGTACCTCTCTTTCCAGAATACTGGTTACTCCAGAATATTTTGTCCATTCTGATGGCGAAAGTGGAGAAATCTCCGAAAGCCATCTCAGTAAATCCGTAAAGGACGTCCGTACGCTCGGAATAGAAATGAAAGAAGCATAA
- a CDS encoding ABC transporter ATP-binding protein: MKHITKSFPGVLANDNVSIDLKEGEVLALLGENGAGKTTLMNILFGIYRADYGEIFINGRKVHIASPHDALKSGIGMVQQHFTLVPSFSTSENIVLGLKELGFIVKTRDVEAKIEQLGKHYGLAVNPKAKVWTLSVGERQRVEILKLLYTGAKILILDEPTAVLTPQEAEALFRAVRKMTAEGTSVIFISHKLDEVMEISDRITVLKQGKVVGTVNKEDIDKKGLAKMMVGRDVILDIEKPDVEIGETVLKIENLKVRNDKNLFAINNLSLELKAGEILGIAGVAGNGQRELAESLYGLRKVESGKIILKGKDITHTSVSRRIKEGISYVPQDRKGMATCPNLSVAENLFLKNYITHYVPMSPYYLNKRLITQTAEKLIDEYSISTPSPKTPVKLLSGGNIQKVVLARELSTTPSVIIAAHPTRGLDIGAMEFVYRTLLQQKAKGAAVLLLAGELYEIFRLSDRVAVIYEGQIMGYTPPDPAYIEEIGLMMGGTKRMGDAV, encoded by the coding sequence ATGAAACATATTACCAAATCTTTTCCTGGTGTTTTGGCCAATGACAATGTATCCATAGACCTTAAGGAAGGAGAAGTTCTTGCACTTCTTGGAGAAAATGGAGCCGGGAAAACAACGTTGATGAACATTCTTTTTGGTATATATCGCGCCGATTACGGCGAGATTTTTATCAACGGCAGGAAGGTTCATATCGCTTCACCACACGATGCCCTTAAAAGCGGAATAGGTATGGTTCAGCAACATTTTACACTGGTTCCTTCTTTTAGTACTTCAGAAAATATCGTTCTTGGTTTGAAAGAACTTGGTTTTATCGTGAAAACCAGAGATGTTGAGGCAAAGATCGAACAATTGGGAAAACACTACGGGCTTGCGGTCAATCCAAAAGCAAAAGTATGGACGCTTTCCGTTGGCGAAAGGCAGAGAGTTGAAATTCTAAAGCTTTTATATACGGGCGCGAAGATATTGATCCTTGATGAACCTACCGCTGTTCTGACCCCACAAGAGGCTGAGGCCCTTTTTAGGGCTGTTAGGAAGATGACGGCGGAGGGCACTTCAGTTATTTTTATCAGCCATAAACTCGATGAGGTAATGGAAATAAGTGATCGTATAACGGTATTGAAGCAAGGTAAGGTAGTTGGGACAGTGAATAAAGAGGATATAGATAAGAAAGGCCTTGCAAAGATGATGGTTGGAAGAGATGTGATTCTCGATATAGAGAAACCGGATGTTGAAATTGGTGAAACGGTTCTGAAGATAGAGAACCTCAAGGTTCGCAATGATAAGAATCTCTTTGCCATTAATAATCTGAGTCTTGAATTAAAAGCCGGTGAAATCCTTGGAATTGCCGGCGTTGCTGGTAACGGTCAGAGGGAATTGGCTGAAAGTTTATATGGTCTTAGAAAAGTAGAATCAGGGAAGATCATTCTCAAAGGTAAGGATATTACTCACACCAGCGTTTCCAGAAGAATTAAAGAAGGTATTTCTTATGTTCCCCAGGATAGGAAAGGAATGGCTACCTGTCCGAACCTTTCCGTTGCTGAGAATTTGTTCCTTAAAAACTATATAACACATTATGTTCCTATGTCTCCTTACTATCTCAACAAACGATTAATAACTCAGACTGCGGAAAAACTAATAGACGAGTATTCCATTTCTACCCCATCCCCAAAAACCCCGGTAAAACTTTTATCGGGTGGGAACATCCAGAAAGTTGTTCTGGCAAGAGAGCTGTCAACAACTCCATCGGTAATAATAGCTGCCCATCCTACGCGAGGATTGGACATTGGAGCTATGGAATTTGTTTACAGGACTTTGCTCCAGCAAAAAGCAAAGGGAGCAGCAGTACTACTCCTTGCGGGTGAGTTGTACGAAATCTTCAGGTTATCTGATAGAGTCGCTGTTATCTATGAAGGTCAAATCATGGGTTATACACCTCCTGATCCAGCATATATTGAGGAGATTGGACTCATGATGGGTGGAACCAAGAGAATGGGGGATGCAGTATGA
- a CDS encoding ABC transporter permease, with the protein MNEMNSIFITTLQATVRAGTPLLFAVLGDIFTERSGVMNLGLEGMMLVGAISGFVVSYHTNNLLLAVLAAMIAGAVLGLVHAFFTITLRINQVVSGLAITMLGTGISGLWGKNYIGVVAKQFQVIELPVLSKIPYIGDILFSHDLLVYVSYILVPIMWFYIYKTKPGMILRAVGEAPDAADARGINVFAIRYLYTIFGASITAIGGAYLSLAYTSMWIENMTAGRGWIAIALVLFATWDPAKALLGAYLFGGVTALGLRMQALGTTISSHILMMFPYLLTVAVLVFTSTEKMKVKVGAPAALGVPYSREEKS; encoded by the coding sequence ATGAACGAAATGAATTCGATCTTTATAACAACGCTTCAAGCTACGGTAAGAGCCGGAACACCATTGTTATTTGCTGTTTTAGGAGATATATTCACAGAACGTTCCGGGGTTATGAACCTGGGGCTTGAAGGCATGATGTTGGTAGGAGCAATAAGTGGATTTGTGGTTTCATACCATACGAACAATTTGCTTCTCGCCGTTTTGGCGGCGATGATCGCTGGTGCTGTTCTTGGTTTAGTACACGCCTTCTTCACGATAACCCTGAGGATAAACCAGGTTGTTAGTGGGCTTGCAATAACGATGCTTGGCACAGGGATTAGCGGTCTCTGGGGAAAGAATTACATTGGTGTTGTTGCAAAGCAGTTTCAGGTAATCGAGCTTCCTGTTCTTTCAAAGATTCCTTATATTGGCGATATATTGTTTTCTCATGATCTGCTGGTTTATGTGAGTTATATACTCGTTCCCATCATGTGGTTCTATATATACAAAACTAAACCGGGAATGATTCTTAGAGCTGTTGGGGAAGCCCCGGATGCCGCTGATGCCAGGGGTATAAACGTTTTCGCTATTCGTTATCTTTACACTATCTTTGGTGCTTCTATAACAGCAATTGGTGGAGCTTATCTTTCTCTTGCATATACTTCCATGTGGATAGAAAACATGACTGCTGGTCGTGGATGGATTGCGATAGCGCTCGTGTTATTTGCAACCTGGGATCCTGCAAAAGCTTTGCTCGGAGCTTATCTCTTTGGTGGAGTGACTGCGCTTGGCTTGAGGATGCAGGCTCTCGGAACAACGATATCTTCCCATATTCTCATGATGTTCCCATATCTTTTGACCGTTGCTGTGCTTGTATTTACTTCCACAGAGAAGATGAAGGTCAAAGTTGGGGCGCCTGCTGCGCTGGGTGTTCCATATTCGAGAGAAGAAAAGAGCTGA
- a CDS encoding ABC transporter permease subunit, whose amino-acid sequence MNVFKKDFRGRFRSFFIWTIIISLFGFLYIPFTDKLLEESEPMLKMLENIPKVLLNMFNMDVAMFSKPEGIFGSEGMSFVYILTGVFAAMMAGALFSREFEEKTIEYLLVKPISRRRIFLEKSFTLITFVILLSGLFTITTVLLFRTLVHTAPYNEHILFGFGLYVLSIQLFFAAVSTLVSLATQKSSLTTSLTLGILIFMYFGNSLSSVNKNLAWMGKISVFHYLPLIDTVVKEKIFVSNALVIILVALLIFYGALEFFKRKDVLI is encoded by the coding sequence ATGAATGTTTTCAAAAAAGATTTTAGGGGCAGATTCAGATCTTTTTTCATATGGACAATAATAATCTCGCTCTTCGGATTTTTGTACATACCATTTACAGATAAGCTGCTCGAGGAATCCGAACCCATGCTGAAGATGCTTGAAAATATTCCTAAGGTTCTTTTGAATATGTTCAACATGGACGTTGCGATGTTTTCGAAACCTGAAGGAATCTTCGGTTCTGAAGGAATGAGCTTTGTTTACATACTAACCGGCGTCTTTGCTGCTATGATGGCTGGTGCCCTTTTTTCCAGGGAATTTGAAGAAAAGACCATAGAGTACCTTCTGGTAAAACCGATATCCCGTCGTCGTATTTTCCTCGAAAAGAGTTTTACCTTAATTACCTTTGTCATCTTACTCTCCGGTCTATTCACCATAACAACCGTTCTGCTCTTTAGAACTCTTGTTCATACTGCACCATACAACGAACATATTCTCTTTGGTTTTGGGTTGTATGTGCTCTCGATCCAGTTGTTCTTTGCCGCCGTTTCAACTCTTGTGTCACTAGCTACCCAAAAATCATCTTTAACCACATCTCTTACATTGGGTATTCTTATTTTCATGTACTTCGGAAACTCCTTGTCATCCGTCAACAAAAATCTGGCCTGGATGGGAAAAATCAGTGTCTTTCACTATCTTCCCCTCATAGACACTGTCGTAAAAGAAAAAATATTCGTATCAAACGCACTCGTCATAATACTGGTGGCATTGCTCATCTTTTATGGAGCACTTGAGTTTTTCAAACGAAAAGATGTGCTAATTTGA
- a CDS encoding BMP family ABC transporter substrate-binding protein, whose product MKKFLVFALLILVIAGLAFSAKLKVAFIYVGPIGDAGWTYAHEQGRQYIEKVFGNQIFTSFIESVPEGAESESVLRNFAARGYDIIFATSFGYMDPVIKISKMFPKTVFMHCSGYKTAPNVATYFGRMYEPRFLTGLIAGIMTKSNIIGYVAAHPIPEVIRGINAFALGVKYVNPEAKVHVVWSNTWYDPATEKEAAISLLDIGADVIAQHQDSPAPQQAAQSYGAYSIGYNSDMEAFAPKAYLGAPVWNWGPYYEKVVRDVMNGTWKSEQYWGGMADGVVDIVVSDLVPESVKNLVSVFKEAIIEGKFHPFTGPIYDQEGNLRVPAGEVLSDGELLEMDWFVDNVVGTIPR is encoded by the coding sequence GTGAAGAAATTTCTTGTATTTGCGCTTCTTATACTCGTGATTGCTGGTCTTGCCTTTAGTGCCAAACTAAAGGTTGCTTTTATTTATGTTGGGCCTATTGGTGATGCAGGTTGGACTTATGCTCACGAGCAGGGAAGGCAGTACATCGAAAAAGTATTTGGCAATCAAATTTTTACGAGTTTCATTGAAAGTGTGCCAGAAGGTGCTGAATCAGAAAGTGTTTTGAGAAACTTCGCAGCAAGAGGGTACGATATAATCTTCGCTACCAGCTTTGGTTACATGGATCCGGTTATCAAGATAAGCAAAATGTTCCCGAAAACAGTTTTCATGCATTGTTCTGGTTACAAAACAGCTCCAAACGTTGCGACATATTTTGGTAGAATGTACGAACCAAGATTCCTTACTGGTTTGATTGCAGGAATCATGACAAAGTCCAACATCATAGGTTATGTTGCAGCCCACCCGATACCTGAAGTCATCAGAGGAATAAACGCTTTTGCCCTTGGTGTTAAATACGTCAATCCAGAAGCGAAGGTTCATGTTGTATGGTCTAATACATGGTACGACCCGGCAACTGAAAAAGAAGCTGCTATTTCCTTGCTTGACATTGGTGCGGATGTCATAGCACAACATCAGGATTCTCCTGCTCCTCAACAGGCAGCACAGTCTTATGGCGCTTACTCCATTGGTTACAACAGCGATATGGAAGCTTTTGCTCCAAAAGCGTATCTCGGTGCACCCGTCTGGAACTGGGGTCCTTATTATGAAAAGGTTGTCAGAGATGTTATGAATGGAACATGGAAATCAGAGCAGTACTGGGGCGGTATGGCAGACGGTGTAGTTGACATTGTTGTAAGCGACCTCGTTCCGGAGAGCGTGAAGAACCTTGTTTCTGTTTTCAAGGAGGCAATCATCGAAGGGAAATTCCATCCGTTTACCGGACCAATTTACGATCAAGAAGGAAACCTCAGGGTTCCCGCCGGGGAAGTCTTGAGCGATGGAGAACTTCTTGAAATGGATTGGTTTGTAGATAATGTTGTTGGTACAATTCCAAGATAA
- a CDS encoding alpha-amylase family glycosyl hydrolase, translating into MRRLILLFLLLLVCVLALAVPSPKWEDQIIYFVMIDRFANGDPTNDNFGMGEYGKDNARYNGGDLAGLIEKLDYIKELGATAIWITPPIANQWWNPWVNYGGYHGYWARDFKKIDEHFGDLELYKKFVEEAHKRGLYVIQDIVANHVGDYFKFVGGKFYKNTESVPTSAPEQYPFSLNDYLKDKDKNIYHWTPDITNYSDPNQKLNYQMAGLDDLNTENPVVIEALKDSYTYWIKEAGVDGFRIDTVIYVPHEFWKEFLNGKNGVYETAKALGKEDFITFGEAWIRSDPYDDSGEKILESYFEDGMSAMLDFPLNIEIRRVFKEGKATANLRYRLERREQFEHPERLVTFIDNHDMERFLKGAGLATVKQALAFLFTVPGIPVIYYGTEQGFVETRAAMFKEGYASGGVDHYDTSFEMYQFIRELTEFRKSNPVFRHGHIEVLKDDPNGPGIFAFKISDEEVTAFVMLNTSNERRIITNLKTGLEPGTVIEPLYTLNTLKKKYSADKDGELNLVLNPRSVYVGIATTQKKKVKMPTVEIYPNLKQGQKITGNFVITGTAKNAKSVKIIFDTRIDASVSVDVIDGKWSYEWDISKFDPGIHTIVFKVYGQKRTDTTYSEDYQVILDIPEKLLAQVEDPEGDDHGPFGKYLYPTDVTFKRQMDLLGVTIKQIGASLVITMKIKDLTTSWSPQNGFDHVTFQIYIDDPSKTGAKDLPFQNAKMPDGLDWDYFIFANGWSIVAYSSEGSGSQAFGTPISPTPQVKTNKMTREVTLIIPSEVLGRPDSFDGFKFYITTWDFDGIEARYRDLYPKPKAFHFGGGEKTDPYIMDDVLIDLGK; encoded by the coding sequence GTGAGAAGGCTAATTTTGTTATTTCTTTTGCTGCTGGTATGTGTTTTAGCTCTGGCAGTTCCTTCTCCGAAGTGGGAAGACCAGATAATTTATTTCGTTATGATTGATCGTTTTGCAAATGGAGACCCAACCAACGACAATTTTGGCATGGGGGAATATGGAAAGGACAATGCGCGTTACAACGGGGGAGATCTTGCCGGGTTGATCGAAAAGCTCGATTACATTAAAGAGCTTGGTGCAACTGCCATATGGATCACACCTCCCATTGCCAACCAGTGGTGGAATCCGTGGGTAAATTATGGTGGATATCACGGTTACTGGGCAAGGGACTTCAAGAAGATTGATGAGCATTTCGGAGACCTGGAACTTTATAAGAAGTTTGTTGAAGAGGCTCATAAGAGAGGTTTGTACGTGATTCAAGATATTGTTGCCAATCATGTTGGAGATTATTTCAAGTTCGTTGGTGGAAAGTTTTACAAAAACACTGAAAGTGTTCCCACTTCTGCCCCAGAACAGTATCCGTTTTCGTTAAACGATTATCTGAAAGATAAGGATAAGAACATTTATCACTGGACACCGGATATTACGAATTACAGTGATCCCAACCAGAAGCTAAATTATCAGATGGCAGGACTGGATGATCTCAACACGGAAAATCCGGTGGTTATTGAAGCCTTAAAGGATAGCTATACTTACTGGATAAAAGAAGCGGGAGTAGATGGTTTTAGAATTGACACCGTCATTTACGTTCCTCACGAGTTCTGGAAGGAATTTTTGAATGGTAAAAACGGTGTTTATGAGACTGCGAAAGCTCTCGGAAAGGAAGATTTTATAACTTTTGGCGAGGCCTGGATAAGGTCTGATCCATACGATGATTCAGGTGAAAAGATTCTGGAGAGCTATTTCGAAGACGGTATGAGTGCCATGCTCGACTTCCCGTTGAACATAGAGATAAGGCGCGTTTTTAAGGAAGGAAAGGCTACGGCGAACCTCCGTTACCGTTTAGAGCGCCGCGAACAATTCGAACATCCTGAGAGGCTGGTAACGTTCATAGACAATCACGATATGGAACGATTCTTAAAGGGTGCAGGATTGGCTACCGTAAAACAGGCTCTTGCATTTCTCTTTACCGTTCCGGGTATACCGGTGATTTATTACGGAACGGAACAGGGATTTGTAGAAACGAGAGCGGCTATGTTCAAGGAAGGGTATGCCTCAGGTGGTGTGGATCATTACGATACTTCCTTTGAAATGTACCAGTTCATTCGTGAATTGACGGAGTTTAGAAAGAGTAATCCTGTATTTCGTCATGGTCACATAGAGGTTCTCAAAGATGATCCAAATGGCCCCGGCATCTTCGCTTTTAAGATAAGCGATGAAGAGGTTACAGCATTTGTCATGCTGAATACTTCGAACGAAAGAAGGATAATAACCAACCTGAAAACGGGGTTAGAACCTGGAACGGTTATAGAACCGCTTTACACCCTCAATACGTTGAAGAAAAAATATAGTGCCGACAAAGATGGAGAGTTGAATCTCGTATTAAATCCGCGCTCCGTTTACGTTGGTATAGCGACAACACAAAAGAAAAAAGTGAAGATGCCAACAGTAGAAATTTATCCAAATCTCAAACAGGGACAGAAAATAACCGGTAACTTTGTAATCACCGGTACTGCAAAGAATGCAAAGAGCGTCAAGATAATCTTTGATACCAGAATAGACGCAAGCGTTTCTGTTGATGTAATCGACGGAAAATGGTCGTATGAATGGGACATCTCTAAATTCGACCCGGGGATTCACACCATAGTTTTCAAGGTTTACGGTCAAAAACGGACAGATACTACTTACTCTGAAGATTATCAGGTAATCCTAGATATACCGGAAAAACTCCTGGCACAGGTGGAAGATCCTGAAGGCGATGACCATGGACCCTTTGGAAAATATCTTTACCCCACCGATGTTACGTTCAAGAGACAGATGGACCTGCTGGGAGTTACGATAAAGCAGATCGGCGCAAGCCTTGTTATAACCATGAAGATAAAAGATTTGACAACGTCCTGGAGCCCGCAAAATGGCTTTGACCATGTAACATTCCAGATCTACATAGATGACCCAAGTAAAACGGGTGCAAAAGATTTGCCGTTCCAGAATGCGAAAATGCCAGATGGGCTTGATTGGGATTATTTCATATTTGCCAACGGTTGGTCGATTGTCGCTTATTCTTCAGAAGGAAGCGGATCACAAGCGTTCGGTACTCCTATATCTCCAACACCTCAGGTTAAAACAAACAAGATGACCAGAGAGGTAACGCTGATAATCCCGAGTGAGGTTCTTGGAAGGCCGGATAGCTTTGATGGATTCAAATTTTATATCACCACATGGGATTTTGATGGGATTGAGGCACGTTACCGTGATCTGTATCCTAAACCAAAAGCCTTCCATTTTGGTGGCGGCGAGAAGACAGATCCATATATCATGGATGATGTGCTGATAGATCTTGGAAAATAG
- a CDS encoding ABC transporter ATP-binding protein, translated as MIEVKGLKKYYGKNRGIENVSFMINDGETYGLIGPNGAGKSTTIRILTGLLNEDSGEAYIGGFRIPKQINKVKAAIGYIPGEVNFYGDMRVKDFLELNRNFYKNVDIDYERYIVDLLGIDTNKRFKELSLGNKKKVAILQAFVHKPHYLVLDEPTNGLDPLIQQKFYSLLEDHRRTGAVVLFSSHVLSEVEKVCQRFGMIKEGKMIKEGDVNTLKELTYKVVEIRGFSGTIHGYEGKINRNGITFHVKIEELKDFLKRVTEHEFEDIEIKNPTLENIFLKYYKEEVK; from the coding sequence ATGATTGAGGTTAAAGGCTTAAAGAAATACTACGGTAAAAACCGTGGCATTGAGAACGTTTCATTTATGATTAACGATGGTGAGACTTATGGGTTGATCGGCCCAAACGGCGCTGGAAAGTCAACCACAATACGCATCCTCACCGGTCTTCTCAATGAAGACAGTGGCGAAGCGTATATCGGTGGCTTCAGAATCCCGAAGCAAATAAACAAAGTGAAAGCAGCGATCGGTTACATACCGGGCGAGGTGAATTTCTACGGTGACATGAGGGTAAAAGATTTCCTGGAACTCAACAGAAATTTCTATAAGAACGTGGATATAGATTACGAAAGGTATATTGTGGACCTTCTTGGGATCGATACAAACAAAAGGTTCAAAGAATTATCGTTGGGAAACAAAAAGAAGGTCGCCATACTTCAGGCATTCGTTCACAAACCACACTATCTCGTACTCGATGAACCAACGAACGGCCTGGATCCGTTAATCCAGCAGAAATTCTACAGTTTGCTCGAAGACCACAGAAGAACCGGAGCGGTCGTTCTTTTTTCCTCGCACGTGCTTTCAGAGGTTGAAAAAGTATGCCAAAGATTTGGAATGATAAAAGAAGGCAAAATGATAAAAGAAGGTGACGTGAATACGCTGAAAGAGTTAACATACAAGGTTGTGGAAATTCGCGGATTCTCCGGAACCATTCATGGTTACGAAGGGAAGATAAATAGGAATGGAATCACATTCCACGTTAAAATAGAAGAATTGAAAGACTTTCTGAAACGTGTTACAGAACACGAATTTGAAGACATAGAGATAAAGAATCCTACGCTTGAGAACATTTTCCTCAAATACTACAAGGAGGAAGTAAAATGA
- a CDS encoding ABC transporter permease, giving the protein MRLRIEKRANIPAYMNLLVPVVSIAFSLLVMGIILVIFFQGRGQTWGEAFRETLSAYKEMFSWPFGNIYGLYQTLVKMIPLAFVGLGLSFAYRMKIWNIGGEGQLYMGAFAATWGALYLFNGIESKPLMIFLLLVMGAIFGGLWGAIPAFMKAFAKTDEIVVTLMLNYVAIFWVDYLVYGPWKDPKGYNFPITAEFPESARLPALFNGEVHIGIIFVIILAFILQYVYSRTKWGFNSRIVGDNPMAAKYSGIDVKTYTIVSLIISGMIAGMGGAVQMMGIQHRLQHGFSPGYGYTAIIIAWLAKLNPIGVLVAAFLFGGLLVGNEQLQMFFGLPLSLVYIFQGLVLFSLLGGESIFRYRIRFVKEEEVRS; this is encoded by the coding sequence ATGAGGCTTAGGATAGAAAAAAGAGCAAACATTCCTGCGTACATGAATCTTCTCGTTCCCGTGGTTTCCATAGCTTTTTCGTTGCTGGTAATGGGCATTATTCTCGTAATCTTCTTTCAGGGGAGAGGCCAGACATGGGGCGAAGCTTTCAGAGAGACCCTGTCTGCGTATAAAGAGATGTTCTCCTGGCCCTTCGGGAATATATATGGGCTGTATCAGACACTGGTTAAGATGATTCCATTGGCATTTGTAGGTCTTGGGCTTTCATTTGCTTATAGAATGAAGATCTGGAATATAGGTGGTGAAGGACAGCTCTACATGGGAGCTTTTGCAGCAACCTGGGGAGCGCTTTACCTTTTTAATGGTATTGAATCAAAACCTTTAATGATATTCCTGTTGTTGGTGATGGGTGCCATATTTGGTGGTCTATGGGGTGCCATTCCAGCTTTTATGAAAGCCTTTGCCAAAACAGATGAAATCGTTGTAACTTTGATGTTGAACTATGTTGCAATATTCTGGGTGGATTATCTTGTGTATGGCCCGTGGAAAGATCCAAAGGGTTATAACTTCCCTATAACTGCAGAATTCCCGGAATCTGCAAGGTTGCCAGCTCTTTTCAATGGAGAGGTACATATCGGGATCATATTCGTTATAATTCTTGCTTTCATCCTGCAGTATGTGTACTCCAGAACCAAGTGGGGATTCAATTCAAGGATAGTAGGAGATAATCCCATGGCAGCAAAGTATTCAGGAATAGACGTTAAAACTTACACAATTGTCTCGCTGATAATCAGCGGGATGATAGCCGGTATGGGAGGAGCAGTACAGATGATGGGAATTCAACATAGGCTTCAGCACGGTTTTTCCCCCGGATATGGTTACACAGCGATAATCATTGCCTGGCTTGCCAAACTCAACCCGATTGGCGTTCTGGTAGCGGCATTCTTGTTTGGTGGGCTTTTGGTCGGGAATGAGCAGCTTCAGATGTTCTTTGGATTACCCCTATCACTTGTTTATATATTCCAGGGTCTTGTCCTGTTCTCGTTGCTTGGCGGTGAATCTATATTCCGGTATCGAATAAGATTTGTGAAGGAAGAGGAAGTGAGATCATGA